GCAGCGCCAGCCGCTCATCAATCCGGGAGAGTTGTGCCAGGTGCTTTTCAATCAGCAGCCCATTGGTGCAAATGGTGACCCACCTCGGATGCTCGACGAAGCGATCCATCAGAGCTTCCATCTGCTTGTACATCAGCGGCTCACCACCCCAGAGATAAAACGGTGCCTGGGTCGATTCTGTGGCCCGCAGCAGTTTGTCGATGATCGCCAGATCAACTTCCTGCGAGCGGACATCTCGCTCCATTTGGTGGTGATACCCTTCATCATTCCACTCAAAGCAGTGCTGACAGCGCAGGTTACACTGGTTATTCATCTTCACCCCAACCTGGTGCGGCATCTCAGCCGCCCAGTCTGCCCGCTGTCGCAGCCCCCGCTGGGTGGACGAAATCTGCTTCACCCTCGCCTTCAGCCGGGCAAAACTGTGTTCATCCAACTTCTGTTGCGTCTTCGTTTGCATATTTCTCTCCGTAAACAGACCGATTGCCGCGCATCGCCAGCAACGCCTGATGGCAACGATAGAGTGGCGCCTGAGCAAAGCCCTGGGCTTTCCAGTCATCAAAGCTCAGCGCGAAACCGCGTGAGATCCAGGCCCGGCCATTGGCCGCCTCGTAGTCGCCGAATGGTGGCAACAACACGAGCGGCGTCGCAGTTGCCATACTGTCGATCAGGCTTGCTCCGCCGGGCTTGGTGATCAACGCCCGACAACGGGATAACAGCTGCTGAAAAGGTGGCTCGTCCGGACACCGTGCGTTTATGGCTCGACTCTGCTCACCAGTCCTTGTTTCCGTCTGACCGAGCAGCGTCTGCGCAGGATACTGCCCTCCGGCAACGCAGCCGTGCTGCCAGGGGAGCCAGTCCGGCTCAGTCAACAGCTGCCAGTTTTCGGCATCGGCATCGGCATCGGCATCGGCAAGCGAGGATTGACCCAGCAACAAGGTATAGCGCGAACGCAGCATGGCGATACATGCATCGAGATCCCCGATGTCCCAGCCACCACCATGCACCGCGACCCGTGACTCCCGTTGGGCCCAGTCCACCACAGGTGGCGGCGGCACCAGAAACTGCTCGTCGCCCTCGGCAAGCAAGTGATGGTGTTTAAGACCACCAATCTCGCCGGGCTGCCAGGAGAGAGACGTCGTTACATCCACATGTACCCCATGGTAAACCGGTTGGTTTTCTCCCGTTGTTCGCGCACCTTGCGCCGCCTGAAGCTCGGAAATGAATGACAGCCAGAACCCACTGAAGAGAAACACGTGCTCCGGCGGACAATGCTGCCATTGCGCCTTGAATGCTTGCCATTTGTCAGCATCAATCGCCTTGCGGATCGATCCCGGACTGTGGCTCAACCAACGTTGGGTCAGCAACGCCGTGCGCAAGCTCCGCCGGCATTGCGCCTTGGTCTTTTCCAATCGGACCAGGGCCTGCGGTGTGTAGAGTTGCTCTAAGGCATAAAAGCGAACAGACCGCTGTTGTCGTTGAAACCATTTGGACAGAGCGACAGCAGGGACAAAACTTCCCAGCCCACTGCTGGCAGTTAAAATCGCAATCGTGCCAGATGTCATAACAATCGGGCTCCCTGATCCGCGAGTGCCGCAGCAAGCTGTGCTTGCTGTACATCGCCATCAGCTCCCACTTGCAACAGATAAAGCCGCCCAATCCGTGGCGTTTCGCCCGGCAATTGCACGCAGCGACTGTTCAGCGGGACATACCCATATCGGTGTTCACCGGTGACCAGGCAGCCTCGCCGCGCCAGTCCGTCCAACAGCGGTTGGATATCGATCGGCTGGCTGTATTTGACACTGACTTGCTGAAACCGCACCTCGCCGCCGACGGCCAGCCGGGCGAACCAATCATGTGCAATACCGCCCATCGATTCTCGGGCATTGATCTCGACAACCGGTACGATTTCCCCACTCGCCAACAGCATGGAATCCACGCAGACCGGCCCCCAATAGCCATCCTGATAAAGCCGGGCAAGTAATGGTCGCAACAGCTCGGGATACCCGTGCGCCCGGATGCGCTGTAACAGGCCATCCCCCATCGCTTTCACCCCGGAGAACTTCAGGTTGTCATTGATGATTTCTGATAACCCGAGCAAAGCAATATCGCTATCCCTGCTGATCTGCCATTGGCTGGAAAAATCGACCTCTTTATCCACAAACGGCTCGGCAATGAGCCCCACCTGCCGGCCAGCCTCCACCTGACGTAGCAAGTGCTCCCTGACGCGCTCCCAAATGGCCGGATGACGCACCACCAGACTACCTTTACCGGAGACACCAAACGGCTCTTTTAAAATCATCGGCAGGGGATGAGCGTTCAGCGCCAGCAGCGACGATCGCGTTGAAACAATCTCGCCTAATTGCGGGATATTCAGCTGACGGCAAACCTCGACGGCGTAGCGCTTGTCATTGACTTTCACCACAGCGTCAAAAGATGGCAGATGCGCCGAACTTGCCGTGCACTGATAAGCGGCCGGCACACAGGCAAACGGTCGCTGCAAGCCTTGGTGGGGTAAGCCGTGGCACAGTATTTCAGCCGCTTCCCCCCAGTTGGGCATTCCGGCTGCCTGCCAGTCCTCAGGATGCACAAAGGCAGCATGACGCGAGGACGCAATACCCAAACTAGCGTGATAGCTGACTAACGCAGGATCCGGCGCGATCACGGTAAAGACCTGCTCCGTAGCGGTGCGGGCAATAAGTACTTCATCCAGGCAATACAGCTGGGGATCTACACGCTCTGCGGCAAATCTCGGTAGCGTCACGAGGGTGGGATCCTGCCATAAGGCTTCGGCCTCAAAGCAGGCCCATCGGATCTCAGTGCTCATCCGCGGCCACTTCGCTTTGCTGCTCAGCAATAAACGTCATCAGCGCTTGCACACTCTGCATGATTGAAAAATCCAGCTGGTCAAAATCAAGCCGGAGGTCAAACTCGGCTTCCAGTTGCAGCAGAAAGTCAATGATATCGAGTGAGTCCAGGCCCACATCTTCAATCAAGTGGCTCTCTAAGGTGATGGTCTCTTTCAGGGAAGGATCTTTTTTGATTTCGGCGATCAGGGTGGTGATTTGCTCAAACATGGTCTTCCTTTGTACGCTCAGTAACAGATTGCTCTATTTTTTTCACTGACAAAGAAAGTTGTCTATTGATGAATCAGCCAAATATTCGGTTTTTCGGCTGACTCTTCAAGAATATGAAACCCTGGAGATCGTAAGGTGATTCATCCGTGATATCACTCGATTACGCTGCAAAACCCTCAGCGAGCGACGTGGAAATCTGCTACGTCCGGCGCAAAGTCCATGCGAAAAAGCCCCGACAAGCAAAGGCTTATCGGGGCTTTAGAAGAATGGCACGCCCTACAGGATTCGAACCTGTGACCACATGCTTAGAAGGCACGTGCTCTATCCAACTGAGCTAAGGGCGCGCGGAGTGTGTAACAAAAGTTACGGGACGGGATTATACGTTGCCCGTCTCCCACGTCAACGCTTTTTCCTTGAATTTACCGCTCGATGCGCACAAGCGGTTAAAGGAGCAACAATTTGATTCAATTCACGAAATTGAAACCCTGCGCTCATCAGCTGCGCCAGGCTTTATTTTGTAACAATGACAGCACGCATCACGCCGGCAGCCCCGTTGCCATATTGGCATCATTCCAGCAAAAACCAAAAAGCAAACGTTTGCGCTAGACCTGTTCTCTATTCTCTGCGACAATAACGCCGCTCAGTTATTAACAGCTCAAAGGATAAACATGGCCGCTCAAATTATTGATGGAAAACTGATCTCACAAACTGTTCGTCAAGAAGTTGCTGCACGGGTAAAAGCGAGAACCGAAGCTGGGTTGCGTGCCCCTGGGCTTGCCGTTGTCCTTGTCGGGGATGACCCTGCGTCGCAAATTTATGTCGGCAGCAAGCGCAAAGCCTGTGATGAAGTCGGCTTTACCTCGAAATCGTTCGACCTTCCGTCGACCACCAGCGAAACTGAGCTGCTGGCATTGATCGATGAGCTCAATGCCGATCAAAGTATTGACGGGATTTTGGTTCAGTTACCGCTCCCAGCCGGGATCGATGCAACTAAGGTTTTAGAGCGAATCGATCCGGAGAAAGACGTGGATGGTTTCCACCCGTACAACGTCGGTCGTCTGTGTCAGCGGATCCCGAAACTTCGTTCTTGCACCCCAAAAGGGGTCATGACCCTACTGGATCGTTACAATATTCCGGTTCGCGGCAAACATGCGGTGATTGTCGGCGCGTCCAATATTGTTGGCCGACCAATGACGCTGGAGCTGCTACTGGCCGGTGCGACCACCACCACTTGTCATCGTTTTACCCAAAATCTGGAGCAGCATGTTCGCCAGGCCGATATTCTGGTCGTTGCCGTGGGTAAACCAAACTTTATCCCGGGCGACTGGATCAAAGCCGGTGCAACTGTGCTGGATGTCGGCATTAACCGTCTGGATAACGGCAAACTGGTCGGCGATGTCGAATATGACATCGCTCGTGAAAAAGCCCGTCATATCACCCCGGTTCCGGGCGGCGTTGGCCCGATGACAGTCGCTACCCTGATCGAAAACACCATGCTGGCCTGCGAGCAATACCACAGCGAAGATTGATGGGCGCTCACCCCATACTTGAACGCTGAGCAAACGATCAATCACGCACACACATACAATAAAAGCGAAAGGTCTCCCTTTCGCTTTTTTAATCTCCCGGTACCGCCAGAGAACACCAACGACGGTCTTGTATTCAGTACGGTACAAGGTGGCAGTGGTCCGAAGCTAAAGTTTCCTTCCACCAGCATTGCTCCAAGCCATTACAGACTTTTCACCACGCTCTTAAGGTAATCGGTAAAATCTTCACCTAGCGTCTCGTGACGCATACCGTAGTCAACAAAGGCTTGCATATAACCCAGCTTGCTGCCGCAATCATGGCTCTTACCGGACATATGGAACGCATTCACTTGGGTCGATTCCATCAGCATATCAATCGCATCGGTCAGCTGAATTTCATCCCCGGCACCGACCGGCGTTCGCGCCAGCAACTTCCAGATTTCAGCCGGCAGCACGTAACGACCGACGATCACCAGGTTTGATGGTGCCTCTTCTACTGCAGGCTTTTCGACAACCTTGGTCATCGCTGCAGTTTCGCCCGGGTGCAACTCGCTGCCATTGACATCTGCAACACCATAACTGGACACTTCAGACATCGGCACCGGTTCAACCATTACCTGGCTGATCCCGGTTTCAGCAAAGGCTTTCACCATGGCTGCCATATTTTCCTGCCGCAGGTCGCTGGCAACATCATCAAGGATCACATCCGGCAACACCACCGCAAACGGCTCATCGCCAATCAGCGGATACGCACACAACACGGCATGGCCGAGACCTTTCGCCTGTCCCTGACGGACATGCATGATGGTGACATCCTTCGGACAAATACTTTGTACTTCTTCCAACAACTGGCGCTTCACCCGCTTCTCCAGCGTGGCTTCCAGTTCAAAGGAAGTATCAAAATGGTTTTCAATCGAGTTTTTTGATGAATGGGTGACCAGCACAATCTCTTTAATACCGGCCGCCACACACTCATTCACCACATACTGAATCAGCGGCTTGTCGACAATCGGCAGCATTTCCTTCGGAATAGCCTTGGTTGCAGGCAGCATCCGGGTACCCAGACCAGCAACTGGGATCACCGCTTTACGGACAGGGGAAGTTGTAGGCATTTTTTATTCCATTAATCAAGATTCGGGCAAACTATATCAAACCACCGGCAAAGTAGCGACCGCTCAGCCCCATGTAAACATGCCGCGTTATTTCTTCACGATATCTTCATTCTGAACGCTGACTTTCACCGGCTTGCCCAGCAAATTAATCAACATAAAAGATCGTTTTTCGCCATCCGGCTCCTGATAAATCGCTTCAATGCCTTTAAACTGGCCCTGCGTCAGCTTCAGGCTCTCACCCGGTTGCGGCAAACTGGACAGTTTGGCCTGATGCTCCTCGCAATTTTCATTCATCATCAACCCATAGATGATATCCGGCTGCACGATTTGCGGTTTGGCACCCTGACTGATGAAATTGGCAACCCCGCGGGTCGAACGAATGGTCGTGTAGCTGACCTCTTCCGGATCAAAGTAGACAAACATATAACCGGGGAATAACGGCTCACAACTTTCCGTGCGCTTTCCCCGAACAATCTTCTGCACCGTAACCTGCGGGTAGTAACATTCAACACTTTGGCGATCAAGATTGATCACGGCGCGCTCCTGCTCACTACGCTTACAATATAGAAGGTACCAATCTTTCATCTGCTTCTCTTTTTCATTGACGCCAAACTCCAAGATTATATACCGAAACAACCTCAAGGTGCAGAATTCGAAATCGCACGACGGGCTTCACAGCGAGTCGCCGGAGCTTAGACTCTCTTCAGCCATGGCCAGCACACGCTCACACAACAAAAAAAATTGAAGCGTCATCAGGCCTGAATCGATGCAATCATACACATAAAATCCCCACCTTCGTGTGCCACACTCGCCTCGAGAAATGTAACAAATATGAAAAAAATCGATCGACAACCATTATCAACCAAAGAATCAATATTAAATCGACATATAACCCCAAAAATAACTGCAACTGCAGCAAATAAAACCAACTCAAACCTTTAAACCTAAGATTTCACTTTTGAGTGCATTTTGCTCACTTACTTATAGATCAATTACTTATATCGATAATAAATTGTTCTGATTTTGTAAAAGTTTGCAGTTTAAAAGTTTGTAGATTATAAAATAGGCCAAATTTGCAAACACACTGACAATGGATTACAGAGTAAAATCATGAACAATGGAAATAGTGGTACCCTGTTAGGACATCCGAAAGGGTTATTTTTGCTGTTTGGCACCGAGCTGTGGGAGCGATTCTCCTACTACGCCATGCGTGCCATCTTGGTCCTGTATCTCACAGATAAAACCATCAATGGCGGGCTGGGATGGACAACCCAGGAAGCCTTAAGCCTTTACGGGATTTATACCGGCCTGGTCTACATCACCCCGCTGATCGGGGGCTGGATCGCTGATAACTTCCTGGGCCAACGTCGCTCAATCATTATCGGCGGTGTGCTGATGGCTTTGGGCCAGTTTACGCTCGCCCTGCCAAATAGCATGGTCGACCCGCACGCCGTCACCGCGTTTTACCTGGGCCTTGGCCTGCTGATTATCGGTAATGGCATGTTCAAGCCAAACATTTCAACCATGGTCGGCGATCTTTACCAGGAAGGGGATAACCGTCGCGACGGCGCATTTACGATTTTCTACATGGGGATCAACCTGGGCGCGCTCTTGGCTGGTATTGTCGCAGGTTCTGCATCTACCGCTTATGGCTGGAAAGCCGGCTTTGTTGCTGCAGGGATCGGGATGGTGATCAGTCTGATCACACAAATGATTTTTGCGGAGCGCCTGCTGGGCGATATCGGGAAGGTGCCTGCGGCCAAACGTGCGGCAAACATGAACGCATCCGGCAAAAAAGAGCCCCTGACCAAAAAGGAAATCGACCGTCTGAAAGTGATCATGATCATGGGTTTGTTTGTCGTGGTTTTCTGGGCCGGCTTTGAACAAGCAGGCGGCCTGATGAGCATCTACACCCAGGAATATGCTGACCGCATGATTGGCAGCTTTGAAGTCCCGACGGCCTGGTTCCAGTCACTGAACCCGTTATTCATCATCACGATGGCGCCGGTGCTGGCCTCACTGTGGGTGAAAATGGGCCCGAAAGAGCCGAGCTCGCCGGTTAAGTTTGCGATGGCCCTGTTTATGCTGGCAATTGGTTTCGTCTTTATGATGGGCGCCGTGATGCAGCAAGGGGGGGACCTCACCGCGAAAACGTCCATGTTGTGGATTATCGCCGCCTACTTCTTCCATACTATGGGTGAGCTGTGCCTGTCGCCAATCGGCCTGTCGATGGTGACCAAACTGGCACCACTTCGCCTGGCGTCGTTGATGATGGGTGTTTGGTTCGGGTTTAATGCCGTCGCCAACTACGTCGCCGGGATCATTGGCGCGCAAGTCGGTGAAGCCGGTCCAATGGCCATTTTTAGCGGCATCGCCATCGCAGCAGGGATTTCCGGGCTTGTACTGCTCCTGCTGTCGAACCAACTGATCCGCTGGATGCACGGCGCTGAAGGTAAAATCGATCAAGCTGTGCTTGAAGGCGCTGAGCCTCAGCCAGCCAAAGCATAAACCATTTCTGGCGTAGCCGCCGTGCCATGACGCCGCTGGAATAAGCAAAGCGGAGCCCCTGGGCTCCGCTTTTTCGATCGTACTTTAGCAAAGTAGGATAAATCATATTTGAATAAAAACGCCGGAGGTGAAACAGGCGCCCGGTTATCAGCTATACACTGATCCTAAAACCCACATCGTTTGATGATCAGACTAAAACTGGCTGCGCCAATTTCACTGAGCGACAGGCGTCCGCCCGACTCAGACAGCTGTAATTCAATGGTATCGTTTTGATAAGCCTGGGTCCCGAGCCAGGGTTGAGCGACAATCTCCTTCCGATCGTCACTGGTTTGCAGGACAGCCGCCAATCCGGTAGAGGTTACACTCAGGCTTTTATCGCAGGCATCAAATATCCCGAACAGGGCCCGAATGGGGGATGCATAACCCGAATGTTTCATCCCCTGCTCAATCAGGCGCAATAAACCGCGGATATCCCGCTCATCGGCCATCCGGGTACGCAGATAATCATTGAAAAATGCCCGGATCAGCAAGGTGGTTGCCGTGCCGTTTTCGGTGTCTGATGAAGAATCCACCAGGTAAAACGCCAGTCTGCCATCAATCAACCAGGTGTAATCGAGCAACACCGGCTGCACATCGGCCGACTGCAATACGCAATAGCTGAGCTGCCAATCCCCCAATTGCGACTCAGTGTCCGGCATCAATCCCAAGAGTAACTCTCTCGCCGCTTTCGGATTCGCTTTCAGCTCCTCGATATGCCATTCCAACTCTTCATCAATGCCAGCGCTATCTCCCCCAACCTCAAACCACTGGCTGGCAAAATCCCGGTTGTCGGCAATCGAATCCTCTGTACGCAACACAGATAAAATGGCTGATTTGAGCACCATGATATTATCCAGCGGCTTGATCAGAAAATCTTTCACGCCATGGCGTAACGCCGTCGCTACATCCGCCATATCCCCGGTCCCGGAAATCACAATCACCGGCACCATGGGATACTGGACCGAGACCTCTTCAACGAACTCCATGCCGGTCAGCACAGGCATCGCCAAATCACACAGCAAAACATCGGGGATGTTGTCCCGCAAAGCCCGTAATCCTTCCAGACCATCTTCGGCTTCACGCACATGGCAGCCCTGGCTTCTCAAAAAGCCGGTAAGCATACTGCGAAATACAGGATCATCTTCAACGACAAGAACATCTTTATCCTCAAGCAAAGTCTGTGCCCTCCATGAGTGATGATGAGTCGCATCCTGAGTGGTGTCAGGCGAGTTAGCGGAATTGTCTGGAGAAGTGCGCATGAAACCCCGGTCAGCAAATGAACCTATCAAAAGCATAGGTCGGAATTGATGCTCCGTCACAAGGATCACTGTATCCGGGGCGGAATTTATTGGGTTATGCAAACCATATCAAACTTTGCGTCATGAATTTGTCGCAAGCCGTTCTCGATAGCGACTCTGAATGGATTTTGACTTACAGCAAATCATCTAATGATAATGACATTTTTAGACCCAGTTTGTTATACAATTCTCATTTGTTTAATTTCAGCTGCTGTAACCTATGAAGCTTGATGATCTGAACCTGTTCCGCCTGGTGGTTGAACATGGCAGCTACACTGCCGCCTCTCGAAAAACCCAAGTGCCTGTCGCTACCCTGACCCGACGCATTCAGGCGCTGGAAGAGTGTTTAAGTATTCGCTTGCTCAACCGCCACGCCCGTAAACTGTCTCTGACTGAGGCCGGGCAGAAATTCTATGATGACTGTAGCCCGCTGCTCCAGCAGCTGGTCGACACCACCGAGCATATCAGCGAGGAATGTAAAGGCGCGGCCGGTAAGCTGAAAATCGCCGCCCCTTCCAATCTGACCAAGGTCATGCTTCAGCCGATGCTCAACGCCTTTATGCGCGAACACCCGGCGATCAGCATTGTGCTGCAAATGAGCAACGAGCCGGAACAGCTGGATCCGACCGACTGGGATATTATTTTCCGTGTCGGGCCGCAGCGGGATTCGACGCTC
Above is a window of Photobacterium sp. TY1-4 DNA encoding:
- a CDS encoding acyl carrier protein gives rise to the protein MFEQITTLIAEIKKDPSLKETITLESHLIEDVGLDSLDIIDFLLQLEAEFDLRLDFDQLDFSIMQSVQALMTFIAEQQSEVAADEH
- the folD gene encoding bifunctional methylenetetrahydrofolate dehydrogenase/methenyltetrahydrofolate cyclohydrolase FolD codes for the protein MAAQIIDGKLISQTVRQEVAARVKARTEAGLRAPGLAVVLVGDDPASQIYVGSKRKACDEVGFTSKSFDLPSTTSETELLALIDELNADQSIDGILVQLPLPAGIDATKVLERIDPEKDVDGFHPYNVGRLCQRIPKLRSCTPKGVMTLLDRYNIPVRGKHAVIVGASNIVGRPMTLELLLAGATTTTCHRFTQNLEQHVRQADILVVAVGKPNFIPGDWIKAGATVLDVGINRLDNGKLVGDVEYDIAREKARHITPVPGGVGPMTVATLIENTMLACEQYHSED
- the galU gene encoding UTP--glucose-1-phosphate uridylyltransferase GalU; its protein translation is MPTTSPVRKAVIPVAGLGTRMLPATKAIPKEMLPIVDKPLIQYVVNECVAAGIKEIVLVTHSSKNSIENHFDTSFELEATLEKRVKRQLLEEVQSICPKDVTIMHVRQGQAKGLGHAVLCAYPLIGDEPFAVVLPDVILDDVASDLRQENMAAMVKAFAETGISQVMVEPVPMSEVSSYGVADVNGSELHPGETAAMTKVVEKPAVEEAPSNLVIVGRYVLPAEIWKLLARTPVGAGDEIQLTDAIDMLMESTQVNAFHMSGKSHDCGSKLGYMQAFVDYGMRHETLGEDFTDYLKSVVKSL
- the rfaH gene encoding transcription/translation regulatory transformer protein RfaH, with amino-acid sequence MKDWYLLYCKRSEQERAVINLDRQSVECYYPQVTVQKIVRGKRTESCEPLFPGYMFVYFDPEEVSYTTIRSTRGVANFISQGAKPQIVQPDIIYGLMMNENCEEHQAKLSSLPQPGESLKLTQGQFKGIEAIYQEPDGEKRSFMLINLLGKPVKVSVQNEDIVKK
- a CDS encoding peptide MFS transporter; translated protein: MNNGNSGTLLGHPKGLFLLFGTELWERFSYYAMRAILVLYLTDKTINGGLGWTTQEALSLYGIYTGLVYITPLIGGWIADNFLGQRRSIIIGGVLMALGQFTLALPNSMVDPHAVTAFYLGLGLLIIGNGMFKPNISTMVGDLYQEGDNRRDGAFTIFYMGINLGALLAGIVAGSASTAYGWKAGFVAAGIGMVISLITQMIFAERLLGDIGKVPAAKRAANMNASGKKEPLTKKEIDRLKVIMIMGLFVVVFWAGFEQAGGLMSIYTQEYADRMIGSFEVPTAWFQSLNPLFIITMAPVLASLWVKMGPKEPSSPVKFAMALFMLAIGFVFMMGAVMQQGGDLTAKTSMLWIIAAYFFHTMGELCLSPIGLSMVTKLAPLRLASLMMGVWFGFNAVANYVAGIIGAQVGEAGPMAIFSGIAIAAGISGLVLLLLSNQLIRWMHGAEGKIDQAVLEGAEPQPAKA
- a CDS encoding response regulator; amino-acid sequence: MLEDKDVLVVEDDPVFRSMLTGFLRSQGCHVREAEDGLEGLRALRDNIPDVLLCDLAMPVLTGMEFVEEVSVQYPMVPVIVISGTGDMADVATALRHGVKDFLIKPLDNIMVLKSAILSVLRTEDSIADNRDFASQWFEVGGDSAGIDEELEWHIEELKANPKAARELLLGLMPDTESQLGDWQLSYCVLQSADVQPVLLDYTWLIDGRLAFYLVDSSSDTENGTATTLLIRAFFNDYLRTRMADERDIRGLLRLIEQGMKHSGYASPIRALFGIFDACDKSLSVTSTGLAAVLQTSDDRKEIVAQPWLGTQAYQNDTIELQLSESGGRLSLSEIGAASFSLIIKRCGF
- a CDS encoding LysR family transcriptional regulator → MKLDDLNLFRLVVEHGSYTAASRKTQVPVATLTRRIQALEECLSIRLLNRHARKLSLTEAGQKFYDDCSPLLQQLVDTTEHISEECKGAAGKLKIAAPSNLTKVMLQPMLNAFMREHPAISIVLQMSNEPEQLDPTDWDIIFRVGPQRDSTLIARRISSVKDILVASPDYLAHQPEPKHAQDLSQHSLLKGRPLMRWRLTDHNGETVTISERGRFEANQLNVVRKACVSGLGITLMPDVMLEKYIASGELVQILQNWSENPRDVYLMYNHRDYQPEKLRLFIEFASSYFKL